One genomic segment of Anticarsia gemmatalis isolate Benzon Research Colony breed Stoneville strain chromosome Z, ilAntGemm2 primary, whole genome shotgun sequence includes these proteins:
- the zld gene encoding zinc finger protein zelda — protein sequence MANSSAVSSTLPSRDYHCKVCDLYLDTVDSLEVHLQYHKENLYVKWGTQNSQNDTDNNNGAKVKNETTVSAPADSSDNMITKPSPEFQQRATPETSAQFPHPATPQSYHSAPSPYQNPDQTNFSPGAQFGNNYTHSGFPQNQHSEQINWEQTQYNQEYHKPNRFHPYNMQDRVSQVSSSSPLYGQPLNQPTPSPSPNQCDKCGFVCDSAVQLNEHCNSAHAGASAAPASASMPFQQYPGKQYNNAGYQNESVKVKEEHEESSDILDLDSQKVVYQGNEGEQPTAPFEDAPPQGREVNTRTVPMMPWETQKMYSNPQLNGDVSLFKDQKMFTEQKPYPSEAKMFHPEQKFAYTQDKFLSVHHDQKPFMHVEQKIYPGVQMPPLTDYSGPVASSNPDMKPPYRPYDSPAAPQITSTQPANPTSSTLPSIGGKGANWKSNEARRPKTYNCTACNKWFTSSGHLKRHYNTTLHKNAVRSSGQPDPATLPISSHHHPSRDMQNRAQQQSADSNTQSPVPSEDGRSVDDAALQSPYAAQNFDRSHRVATMQSKSPYTHLQQGNLDNNFSNNPLANHPLQHQVGSHPLNIGSQPPGIGNPNDSNHQASKGVAITTAGNPPNGEAGPSVSQNHHMRGLLSVSTSNISTPVLTQSTPALTAHTLPPFSHLGVNPYSPRSTDPLGPSVPDPTHTPLYLGQNFQQTIAPNYPNGMAPHVMDMAINNLPIANPATFGESAPEEVEVMEQETSSEPAGGRLPSFTQLQSQSFSVYVSNYITQPNVGGQVIADESTAGYIIVDPVHSPLQYGNTDLCGQSIDYDYSFSPRKVKDNVIGYDPEQTKIYPYGYAVEGKTIKREDDLLRTDSGELQILKIEDIMDYANKENYGTQMKSPASPESAKAENESRGSPAVSSTVPSTPLAERNQMKKSAATTVHKCYECDKLFNKGCYLTQHNKTFHSGAKPFKCIRCGKRFSDDASYEWHCVKHSDNKPFKCNECPKSFNHKSDLRRHMCLHSDCKPFTCDHCGKGFIRKDHMVKHFGTHKKKIRSSSSPTSSSSVSSTSSSSPNSRALNIALN from the coding sequence ATGGCTAACAGTAGCGCTGTGTCGTCGACCTTACCGTCGAGGGATTATCATTGTAAGGTTTGCGATCTCTACTTGGACACTGTCGATTCATTAGAGGTACATTTGCAATATCATAAAGAGAACTTGTATGTGAAGTGGGGTACGCAAAACTCACAAAATGATACAGACAACAATAACGGTGCAAAAGTGAAGAACGAGACTACAGTGTCGGCTCCAGCTGACTCGAGTGACAATATGATCACCAAGCCCAGTCCCGAGTTCCAGCAGCGGGCGACGCCAGAGACGTCGGCGCAGTTCCCTCACCCGGCGACCCCGCAGAGTTACCACAGTGCGCCTTCGCCCTATCAAAACCCGGACCAAACCAACTTCTCGCCGGGAGCACAGTTCGGTAATAATTACACTCATTCTGGTTTCCCACAAAATCAACACTCCGAGCAAATCAACTGGGAACAGACTCAGTACAACCAGGAGTACCACAAGCCGAACCGGTTTCATCCATACAACATGCAAGATCGAGTGTCGCAGGTATCATCCTCGAGTCCATTGTACGGACAACCACTAAACCAGCCGACGCCGTCGCCTTCGCCCAACCAATGCGACAAGTGTGGGTTTGTGTGCGACTCTGCCGTCCAACTCAACGAGCACTGCAACTCTGCTCATGCGGGCGCTAGCGCTGCTCCTGCATCAGCGTCGATGCCTTTCCAGCAGTATCCCGGCAAACAATACAACAACGCCGGTTATCAAAATGAATCTGTTAAGGTAAAAGAAGAACATGAAGAATCATCCGATATTCTAGATTTAGATTCACAGAAAGTTGTCTATCAAGGAAACGAGGGCGAACAACCTACTGCACCATTCGAAGACGCACCACCACAAGGTCGAGAAGTTAACACGCGGACGGTACCAATGATGCCATGGGAGACGCAAAAAATGTACAGCAACCCACAACTCAACGGGGACGTTTCCCTCTTCAAAGATCAAAAAATGTTTACTGAGCAAAAGCCATACCCATCAGAAGCAAAAATGTTTCATCCGGAACAAAAATTTGCTTATACGCAAGATAAATTTCTCAGCGTTCATCATGATCAAAAGCCATTTATGCACgtcgaacaaaaaatatatccgGGTGTGCAAATGCCTCCTCTCACCGACTATTCAGGGCCGGTCGCATCTTCTAATCCTGACATGAAACCACCATACCGGCCCTACGATTCGCCGGCGGCACCACAAATTACCAGCACACAGCCTGCAAATCCTACATCTTCGACACTTCCGAGTATTGGTGGTAAAGGCGCCAACTGGAAGTCAAATGAAGCAAGAAGACCGAAGACGTACAATTGTACCGCTTGTAATAAGTGGTTTACTAGCTCCGGTCATCTAAAAAGGCATTACAACACTACGCTGCACAAGAACGCCGTGAGATCATCGGGTCAACCTGACCCGGCGACTCTCCCCATCTCTAGCCACCATCATCCGAGCCGCGATATGCAAAATCGCGCTCAACAACAATCCGCCGACTCCAACACGCAGAGCCCCGTCCCCTCCGAGGACGGCCGCAGCGTCGACGACGCCGCGCTACAGTCGCCGTACGCCGCGCAGAACTTCGACCGGTCGCATCGAGTGGCCACCATGCAGTCCAAGTCGCCGTACACGCATCTTCAACAGGgtaatttagataataatttcaGTAATAATCCCTTAGCTAATCACCCTTTACAGCACCAAGTTGGGTCACATCCGCTCAATATAGGTAGTCAACCGCCGGGAATAGGGAACCCAAACGATAGTAACCATCAGGCATCAAAAGGTGTAGCAATAACAACAGCTGGGAATCCCCCAAACGGGGAAGCAGGTCCCTCTGTTTCTCAAAATCACCATATGAGGGGCCTGCTATCAGTGTCAACCAGCAATATTTCAACTCCGGTACTAACTCAGAGTACGCCGGCGCTTACGGCGCACACTCTACCTCCGTTCAGTCATTTGGGTGTCAACCCGTACAGCCCGAGGTCTACGGATCCTTTGGGGCCTTCGGTTCCGGACCCCACGCACACCCCTTTATATTTGGGTCAGAATTTTCAGCAGACTATAGCACCGAATTACCCAAACGGGATGGCCCCCCACGTTATGGATATGGCTATCAACAATCTGCCTATAGCCAATCCGGCTACTTTTGGTGAATCCGCACCTGAAGAAGTCGAGGTTATGGAACAAGAAACGTCGAGTGAGCCTGCAGGTGGACGCCTGCCGAGCTTCACGCAGCTCCAATCGCAGAGCTTCAGCGTTTATGTTTCAAACTATATCACACAGCCTAACGTGGGGGGTCAAGTTATTGCTGATGAGTCGACCGCTGGCTACATTATCGTAGACCCGGTCCACTCACCGTTGCAGTATGGCAATACTGACTTGTGTGGACAAAGTATAGACTACGATTATAGCTTTTCACCTAGGAAAGTTAAGGATAACGTTATTGGTTACGACCcggaacaaacaaaaatatatccgTACGGTTACGCGGTTGAGGGTAAAACTATTAAGCGCGAGGATGACTTGCTGCGGACTGATTCGGGCGAGCttcagattttaaaaatagaggACATAATGGACTACGCGAACAAAGAAAATTATGGGACTCAAATGAAGTCACCGGCGAGTCCGGAGAGCGCGAAAGCCGAAAACGAGAGTCGCGGCTCGCCCGCGGTGTCGTCAACCGTGCCGAGCACGCCTCTCGCTGAAAGGAACCAGATGAAAAAGTCGGCCGCTACCACGGTCCATAAATGTTACGAGTGCGACAAACTGTTTAACAAGGGCTGCTATCTGACGCAGCACAATAAGACGTTCCACTCCGGCGCCAAGCCGTTCAAGTGTATTAGGTGCGGCAAACGTTTCTCAGACGACGCTTCTTACGAGTGGCATTGCGTCAAGCACTCCGACAATAAGCCTTTCAAATGTAATGAATGTCCGAAGTCGTTCAATCACAAGTCGGACCTGCGTCGGCACATGTGTCTGCACTCAGACTGTAAACCATTCACGTGTGATCATTGCGGTAAAGGTTTCATACGGAAGGATCACATGGTCAAACATTTCGGCACTCATAAGAAAAAGATCCGTTCGTCGTCATCGCCGACGTCGTCATCGTCGGTGTCGTCGACGTCGTCCTCGTCGCCTAACTCGCGCGCGCTTAACATTGCACTCAACTGA